From a single Brassica oleracea var. oleracea cultivar TO1000 chromosome C5, BOL, whole genome shotgun sequence genomic region:
- the LOC106292670 gene encoding cytochrome P450 705A5-like gives MTAMISGDFRDCFIFILLCFFSLLCYSLFFKKSKEPRVGCDLPPSPPSLPVIGHLHLLLFTLVHKSLQKISSNYGPFLHLRIFNTSIILVSSASVAYEIFRAHDVNVSSRGVPAVDESLLFGSSGVLNAPCGDYWKFMKKLMVTKLLGPQAQEQSRGIRADEINRFYGKLLDKARKKESVDVGKEAMNLVNNIMCMMSMGRRFSEEDGEGERLKGLVTEWSGLIKRMFLAVLFRRQLEKIGISLFKNEIMRVSNRCDEMLERVLVGHKEEPDKDQGKDMMDVLLAAYEDKKAEYKITMNHIKAFFVELLFGAIDTSSTTILWAMAEIINNPNVLEKLRKELDSIVGKTRLIQETDIPNLPYLQAVVKETLRLHPPGPLLPREFQKECEIGGFYIPEKTRLVVNVYDIMRDPDLWVDPLKFMPERFLASSKSGQEDERKEKVLKYLPFGSGRRGCPGSALGYIVVGTAIGVIVHGFEWRIDGDKVNMEEVMEGVILTMAHPLKFTPVTRYVPLP, from the exons ATGACAGCGATGATCAGCGGTGACTTTAGAGACTGTTTTATCTTCATCCTCCTCTGCTTCTTTTCACTCCTTTGTTATTCTCTTTTCTTTAAGAAATCAAAGGAGCCACGAGTTGGTTGTGATCTGCCTCCGAGTCCTCCCTCTCTTCCAGTCATTGGTCATCTTCACCTTCTTCTCTTTACTCTAGTTCACAAGTCTTTACAGAAAATCTCTTCCAACTATGGACCTTTCCTCCACCTCCGAATCTTTAATACATCCATCATCCTCGTCTCTTCAGCCTCTGTGGCCTATGAGATCTTCAGAGCTCACGACGTGAACGTCTCCTCTCGCGGTGTTCCTGCCGTCGATGAGTCCCTCTTATTTGGATCATCTGGCGTGCTCAACGCTCCTTGTGGGGATTACTGGAAGTTCATGAAGAAGCTGATGGTCACAAAGCTTCTCGGACCACAGGCACAGGAGCAGTCACGAGGCATCCGTGCGGATGAGATAAACCGTTTTTACGGGAAGTTGCTTGATAAGGCGAGGAAGAAGGAGAGTGTTGACGTGGGTAAGGAAGCAATGAATCTTGTTAACAACATCATGTGTATGATGAGCATGGGACGGAGATTTTCAGAGGAGGATGGTGAAGGGGAAAGACTTAAGGGGTTGGTTACCGAGTGGAGCGGCTTGATAAAGAGAATGTTCTTGGCAGTCTTGTTCCGTAGACAGCTGGAGAAGATCGGAATCTCACTATTCAAGAATGAAATAATGAGGGTTTCAAACAGATGTGATGAGATGCTAGAAAGGGTTCTAGTGGGACACAAAGAGGAACCAGACAAGGATCAAGGAAAAGATATGATGGATGTGTTGTTGGCAGCTTATGAAGACAAAAAAGCTGAGTACAAGATCACTATGAACCACATCAAGGCGTTTTTTGTG GAGCTTTTGTTTGGAGCCATTGACACCTCTTCAACAACAATACTGTGGGCAATGGCTGAGATCATCAACAACCCCAACGTCCTTGAAAAACTGAGAAAAGAACTCGATTCCATTGTAGGGAAAACAAGGTTGATTCAAGAAACAGATATACCAAACCTCCCTTATTTGCAAGCCGTGGTCAAGGAAACACTAAGGTTGCACCCGCCTGGGCCTCTCTTGCCAAGAGAATTTCAAAAAGAGTGTGAGATCGGAGGGTTCTACATTCCGGAGAAGACAAGACTTGTAGTTAATGTTTATGATATAATGAGAGATCCTGATCTTTGGGTTGATCCTCTTAAATTTATGCCAGAGAGGTTTCTAGCTTCTTCAAAATCAGGCCAAGAAGATGAGAGAAAAGAGAAAGTACTAAAGTACCTTCCTTTTGGTAGCGGAAGGAGAGGATGCCCTGGCTCAGCTCTAGGTTATATCGTAGTGGGAACCGCAATAGGAGTGATAGTGCATGGCTTTGAATGGAGAATTGATGGAGATAAAGTCAATATGGAAGAGGTAATGGAAGGGGTCATCCTAACCATGGCTCATCCTCTTAAGTTCACTCCCGTTACTCGATATGTACCCTTGCCTTAG